The sequence CGGTGCCCATGGTCTTCGGATCGAAGTTGCCATGCCACTTGCAGAAGTTGATCATCTCCTGATAAATCCGGGCGAAGGTCGATTCCGGCATGACGCACTTGCTGTCGTACTGCTTGCCGTCGGCACCCCACATCTTGCCGCCTTGGCGGATCATGGCGGGCATCGAAGCATCCACGATCACGTCGTTGGGCGAGTGGAAGTTGGTGATGCCCTTGGCCGAGTCCACCATCGCCAGACGCGGACGGTGCTCTTGGCAAGCGTGCAGGTCACGGATGATTTCGTCGCGCTTGGACTCCGGCAGGGCCTTGATCTTGTCGTACAGGTTCACCATGCCGTTGTTGACATTGATGCCCAGCTCGTCGAACAAGGCGCCGTGCTTTTCGAACGCATCCTTGTAATAGATCTTGACGCAGTGGCCGAACACGATGGGGTGCGAGACCTTCATCATCGTGGCCTTGACGTGCAGCGAGAACAGGATGCCCGACTGACGGCAATCTTCCAACTGGGCTTCGTAGAAGTCGCACAGCGCCTTCTTGCTCATGAACATCGAGTCGATGATCTCGCCGTCCAGGAGTTTGACTTCCGGCTTGAGAACGATGGTCTGGCCGCTGGCGGTCAGCAGCTCCATCTTGACGCGGCGCGGCTTGTCCAAGGTGAGGGACTTTTCACCGTGATAGAAGTCCCCGTGCTCCATGTGAGCGACGTGGGTTTGCGACCACGGCTTCCACTCGCCCATGCTGTGCGGGTGCTTCTTGGCGTAATTTTTCACAGCCAGGGGGGCCCGGCGATCCGAGTTGCCTTCACGCAGCACCGGGTTCACGGCGGAACCCAGGCAACGACCGTAGCGGGCTTTGATGGCCTTTTCTTCGTCGGTTTGCGGGTTTTCCGGATAGTCGGGGATCTGGTAGCCCTTGGCTTGCAGTTCCTTGACGCAGGCGATCAACTGGGCCACCGAAGCGCTGATGTTGGGCAGCTTGATGATGTTGGCGTCTGGCTCCAGCGTCTTCTTGCCCAGTTCGGCGAGGGTGTTGGGCACCTTTTGGCGATCGCTCAGGTACTCGGGGAACTCAGCCAGAACGCGGGCGGCCACGGAGATGTCGGCCTTTTCAATGTTGATGCCCGCAGGTGCCGTGAAGGTGCGAATGATCGGCAGGAACGACGCCGTCGCCAGCAGCGGGGCCTCGTCGGTCAAGGTGTAAATGATGGTCGGCTGTTGATTTGTCGTCATTCACGATCTCCAGGGGGGTCTATGGCTTTTGGCCTTGTGGGGCATGTGTGCTCAAGGAGGAGCGCAACCCCGAACTCTACCAATCCAACCTTATGCGACGCAGACAAAAGGACAGGAAAACTGCTTCAGTGGTATCACCAGTTGTCCTCGGATGACACAGCGTGCCACGCCCGCCTCAAAACCGCGTGGTGATGGCCTCGATCACGGCGTAAGCGTCGTCCACCAGCGGCATCCAGCGCCACTTGTCGAACGTGGTGCAGGGGTGCGAGATGCCCAGCCCGATGCGGTCGCCAATGTTGAGCGTGACCGGCGAAGCGACCTCCCAGCGCAAATAGGCATGTTGATCGTTCATCGCGCTGAGGTGCCAGCTTGTGGGCACGGGGTGAACCTCACGGGAACCGGCGGGGCTGAACCAGCGTGGCACGGGCAGGCCCATGTCGGCGGACGCATCACGTTTGCCAACGCTCAACAGCGCCAGCCCCGGTTCGGGCAGGCTTTGCACCACGGCCCACACTTCCAGCGCAGCGCGCAGCCCCGCGCCATCGCAGCCCAAGCGGTGATCGACGCGCTGCACCAGGCGGCGATAAAAACCGTCGTCATGCGTCAGGTAACAACCGGAGCGCAGCAGGCCGCGCACGGGGCGGCGCAAGGTCGGGCGCAGAGCACGGCTCACCAAGTCGAACACGGCGGAGCCGCCGGCGGTGATGAGCACCTCATCGGTGTCGAAATAGCCGGCCGCATCGCACGCTTGTGCCAAGTCGTGAACGCGCTGCATGAGGGTGGCGACCATGGCGGCGTCTTGCGCATCGTCACCGCTGGCCCACAGGCCTTCATAGGTGGAAATGCCGGCCAGGCGCAGCGCGGAGCTGGCATGAACGCGCTGCGCCAGCGCCAACGCCGCATCATGGTGGCGGCAGCCGGTGCGCCCGCCGTCCAGGCCCAATTCGACCAGCACCTCCAACGGTTCGGGCAGGTGAAGCGCTTCCACGAGGGCGACTTGGGCCGGATCGTCCACTAAAAACGGCGCCCGCAGCGCAGGATGGGCGGTGCGCAAGCGGGCCAGCTCACGCAGATCCGCCGCTTGGGTGACTTGGTTGGCAATCAGCGCCCGTGGCACGCCAGCGGCCACGCCTTGGCGCAACTGCCAAACCGTGGCGAAGGTGAGACCCCACGCGCCAGCGCGCAACTGCTCGGCGAACAGTTCGGGGGACATCGTGGTTTTGCCGTGCGGCGCCAGCTCGATGCCGGCTTCGGCGACGTGGCGTCGCATCCAGCCCAAGTTGTGACGCAGCGCGCTTTGCCGGATGACGGCCAGGGGCAGCGGCAGGTCGTCGGCGAGCAGGTGCCAGCCTTGGGCGGCGATGGCCTCAACGGGCAGAGGCGCGGCGGTGAAGGGGTAGCCTTTGAGGGAAGCGTCGAGCAGCATGGGGGAATTCTCCCCTCAATACGTCCGCCCCCCCTTGAACTGCGCATGCGTCCGCCGATTCAAATCGGTGGCCTGCGCCATGGCGGCGAATGAGCCGCCCGCGTGCGCGTGGGTGATTGCCACCCCCAGCGCATCGGCGGCATCCTTGCCCGGCAAGCCCGGCAGGTTGAGCAAGCGCGCCACCATCGCCTGCACCTGGTCTTTGGCCGCCAGCCCGTGGCCGACCACGGACTTTTTCATCTGCAAAGCCGTGTACTCCGCCACCGGCAGCCCCGCCGTGACCAACGCCGTCAGCGCCGCCCCCCGCGCCTGCCCCAGCAACAGCGTGGACTGCGGGTTGACGTTGACGAAGACGATTTCCGCCGCCGCCTCGGTGGGCTCGTAGCGGGCGATCACCTCGCGCACGCCCTCAAAAATGATTTTGAGGCGCCCCGGCAAATCGCCCTGGGCCACGCCGCTGGTGGTGCGGATGGTGCCGCTGGCCACGTAGTGCAGGTGTCGGCCCTCGATTTCCACCACGCCAAAGCCGGTACACACCAAACCGGGGTCGATGCCCAGCACCCGGCGCGGGGCACCGGCGGTGGTGCTGGGCAGTGCCGTCATCAATGACGGAAGTGACGGGTGCCGGTGAACACCATCGCAATGCCGCGCTCGTTCGCCGCGTCGATGACTTCCTGGTCACGCATCGAGCCACCCGGGTGGATGACGCAGGTCGCGCCCGCATCCACCACCACATCCAGCCCGTCGCGGAACGGGAAGAAGGCGTCACTCGCCACCGCCGTGCCTTCCAAGCTCAGGCCCGCAGCCTTGGCCTTGATGCTGGCGATGCGGGCGGAATCCAAGCGGCTCATCTGGCCGGCGCCCACGCCGAAGGTCATGCCGTCCTTGCAGAAGACGATGGCGTTGCTCTTCACAAAGCGGCCCACCTTCCAGGCGAACAGCAGGTCTTGCAGTTGCTGCTCGGTCGGTGCCAGTTTCGTCACCACCTTGATGTCGCCCACGATGTCCACGTTGTCGGCGGATTGCAGCAGCATGCCACCGCCCACGCGCTTCATGTCCAGCGGGTTGCTGGTGGCGCTGATGGGCACTTCCAGCAGGCGCACGTTCACCTTGCTGGCGTAGGCTGCACGCGCTGCCGGGGTGATGGCCGGGGCGATCGCCACTTCGACGAAGTGTTTGTTGGCGTTGATCTTCTCCACCACTTCCACGTCCAGCGGGCGGTTGAAGGCGATGATGCCGCCGAAGGCCGATGTCGGGTCGGTCTTGAGTGCCTTTTCGTAGGCTTCCAGCAGGTTGGCGCCGATGGCCACGCCGCACGGGTTGGCGTGCTTGACGATCACGCAAGCCGGCACATCAAACGCCTTGACGCATTCCCAGGCGGCGTCCGCGTCGGCGATGTTGTTGAAGCTCAGTTCCTTGCCCTGGATTTGGTTCCAGCCGGCCAGCAAGCCTTCAGCGACCTTGGCTTCCTTGTAGAACGCCGCCGATTGGTGCGGGTTCTCGCCGTAACGCATGCCCTGCACCTTGTGCAGTTGCAGGTTGAACACGCTCGGGTATTCCTCGCGCACCGGCACGTCGGCGGTCTTGTCTTCCGAACCGGCTTCCAGCGACGTCAGGTAGTTGGAAATCATGCCGTCGTAAGCGGCGGTGTGCGAGAACACCTTCTTGGCCAGCATGAACTTGGTGGCACGGGTGAGGCTCGTGCCGTTGGAAGCGGTCAGCTCGGCCAGCACTTGCGGGTAGTCGGTCGGGTCGATCACCACGCCCACGTCCTGCCAGTTCTTGGCCGCTGCGCGCAGCATGGCCGGGCCGCCGATGTCGATGTTCTCGATGGCGTCTTCCAGCGTGCAATCGGCCTTGGCGGTGGCTTGGGCAAACGGGTACAGGTTGATGATCAGCAGGTCGATGGTGTTGATGCCGTGCTCGGCCAGCGCGGCCATGTGCTCGGGCACGTCACGACGCGCCAGCAAGCCACCATGCACACGCGGGTGCAGGGTCTTGACGCGGCCATCCAGCATTTCGGGGAAGCCGGTGATCTCGCTCACTTCGGTGACGGGCAGGCCCGCTTGGGCCAGCAGCTTGGCGGTGCCGCCCGTGGACAGCAGCTTGATGCCGTGGCCGTGCAGGCTTTGGGCGAATTCGACGATGCCGGTCTTGTCGGAGACCGAAAGCAGGGCGGTGAGTTGTGCCATGTTGGGGGTTCGGTTGAAGAAATCGGGGGATGCGGAGCGGTGAATCGAGCGGCGCGTCACTGAAGGAGCTGGTGCTCCACCAACTTGCGCCGCAAGGTGTTGCGGTTGATGCCCAACCATTCGGCCGCCTTGCTTTGGTTGCCTTGGGTGCGTTGCATCACCACGTCCAGCAAGGGTTTTTCGACGGTGCGCAACACCATGTCGTGCATGGCGTTGGGGGTGGCGCCGTCCAAGTCTCTGAAGTATTCGGCCAGCGTCTCGCGGACGCAGTCTTCCAGGGTGGTTTTGCTCATCGTGTGGGCGGCAAGGGCTGACACCTCAGGGCAACACCGGGTGGGCGTCGGCCAAGGCATCGAAGAAGTCACCCACGGCGCGCAGTTGCGCCTCGGGCTCCTCCAGGGTGTTCATGTGGGTGCGGAACGCTTCGCCACCGGGCAGGTGCTTGACCGCCCAGCCGATGTGTTTGCGCGCCGTACGCACGCCGGCAATGCCGTCGTACAGGCGATGGTGATCGTGTAAATGCGCCACCAGCCACGCCCGAACGTGGCGCGTGGCCGGCGCCGGGGCCAGCTCGCCCGTGGCCAAGTAATGCGCAATCTCTCCAAAAATCCAGGGCCGGCCTTGCGCGGCCCGGCCAATCATCAGCGCATCGGCGCCAGTGCGGCGCAGCACCTCGGCGGCTTTGGGGCCGGAGTCGATGTCGCCGTTGGCCGTCACCGGGATGGTGAGCGCGGCTTTGACGGCGGCAATCGTGTCGTATTCGGCTTCGCCCCGGTAACCCTGCTCGCGGGTGCGACCATGCACGGTGACCATCGCCACGCCCGCCGACTCCGCCGCCCGCGCCAGGCGCACGGCGTTGCGTTCGCTGTCGCACCAACCGGTGCGCATTTTCAAGGTGACGGGCACGCCGTGCGGCGTACACGCCGCCACCACCGCTTCAACGATGGCCAGGGCCGCCGGTTCATCGCGCATCAGGGCCGAACCGGCCCACTTGTTGCAGACCTTTTTGGCCGGGCAACCCATGTTGATGTCGATGATCTGCGCCCCCGAATCGATGTTGAAGCGTGCCGCATCGGCCATCTCCGCCGGTTCGGTGCCGGCGATTTGCACCGCAATCGGCGCGATTTCGCCCTCGTGGTTGGCGCGGCGCGTGGTTTTGCGCGAGTCGCGCAGCTCGGGGCGCGAGGTGATCATCTCGCTCACCGCGTACCCGGCGCCCAGGCGTTTGCACAGTTGCCGGAAAGGCCGATCCGTCACCCCAGCCATCGGGGCGACGAACAGGTTGTTCGGCAGCTCATGGGGGCCGATGCGCATGGGTGGAGGGGGGAGGTGCTTAAAAAGGAGGCAGGATTATAGGGCTACCCCTCCCCACCGAGAATCGCCGCCATGGACGCTTGGATCACCTCATTGCTCACCTTCTTCGCCCTGCCTCAGGTGGGTTTGCCGGCTTTGTTCGTCGTCGCGCTGGTCTCGGCCACGCTGCTGCCGATGGGCTCGGAGCCGGTGTTGTTCGCCGTCGTCAAACTCGATCCGACGCTTTTTTGGCCCGCCGTGCTGGTGGCCACAGCAGGCAACACGCTGGGCGGGGCCATCAGTTGGTGGATGGGCTGCGGCGCCGAACGGGCGTTCGAGAAAGTCAAACACCGCCCCCCGCACGAAGCCAAGGTGCTGCAATGGTTGCACCGCTTTGGCCCTCGGGCGTGTTTGTTGAGCTGGCTGCCGGTGGTGGGCGATCCGCTGTGCGCCGTGGCCGGTTGGTTGCGCTTGCCGTTTTGGCCGTGTGTGGCCTACATGGCGGTGGGCAAATTCTTGCGTTACCTGGTGATGACCAGCGTGCTGTTGCACTGGTTTCCCGGTTCGTGGGCCTGACAATCGCCGGCCATGAAGAATCAACACACACCGGCTTACGCTTGGCTGCACCGGCAGCAAGAGCGCTTGCACCGCTTGGATCACCTGCAAAGCATCGCAGCGTGGGATCAGGCCACGCACATGCCGCCAGGGGGAAACGATGCTCGCTCAGCTGCCCTGGCCGAGTTGGCCACGCTGATGCACCGCGACCGTGCCGATCCGAGCTTGGCGCAACGCCTGGCCGCAGCCCGTCAAGAACCGCTGAACGACTGGCAAGCGGCCAACCTGCGGGAAATTGAACGCGCCTGGCAACGCACCCAGGCGGTACCGGAGGCGCTGGTGGAGCGGCGCACCGTCGTGACCTCGCAGTGTGAGCATGCTTGGCGCAGCCAACGCCCGCGCAACGATTGGGCCGGTTTTGCCGCCAATTTGCGCGAAGTGCTGGCCTTGGTGCGCCAAGAAGCCCACCACCTGGGCGACGCGCTGGGCCTCAGCCCCTACGATGCCTTGCTCGATCACTACGAACCCGGGATGCGCAGCGTCGACGTGGCTCGACTCTTTGGCAACCTGCGCCAATGGCTGCCCGCCTTGATTCGCCAAGTGCAAGCACGCCAAGCCCGCGAAGACGTGCTGCCCTTGGTCGGCCCGTTCCCGTTGCCGGCCCAGCGCAGTGTGTGCGAGCAGATGGTGCGCTGGCTGGGTTTTGACTTTGCCCACGGGCGGCTGGACGTCAGCACCCACCCGTTCACCGGCGGCGTGCCAGAAGATGTGCGCCTGACCACCCGTTTCCGCGATGACGAGTGCCTACAAGCGCTGCTCGGCACGATCCACGAAACCGGCCACGGTCGTTACGAACAAAACCTGCCGCGTGAGTGGCTGGGCCAGCCGGTGGCGCTGGCGCGCTCGATGGCGATTCACGAAAGCCAGAGCCTGTTTTTTGAGATGCAGCTCGCGGCCCATCCGGGGTTTGCACGCCACCTGTCGCCGTTGTTGGTGCAAGCATTTGGCGATCAGGCCGCGTTCGAGCCCGACAACTTGCACAAGCTGATGACCCGTGTGGCGCCGGGCCTGATCCGCGTCGAAGCCGATGAGCTGACGTATCCGGCGCACATCGTGTTGCGCTTTGAGATCGAGCGGGCTTTGATCGAAGGCGAAGCCGAAGTGGACGACATCCCCGCGCTGTGGGACGCCGCCATGCACGACCTGCTCGGCCTGGACACGCGCAGCAACTACCGAGACGGCCCGATGCAGGATGTCCACTGGCCGGCGGGTTTGTTCGGTTACTTCCCGTGTTATTCGCTGGGTGCGATGTACGCCGCCCAATGGATGGCCGCGATGCACCACACCCTGCCCGACGTGGACGCGCAAATCCACGCTGGCGAATTGAACGGGGTGTTCGGCTGGTTGCGCGAACACATCTGGCAAGCCGGCAGCCGTTGGCCCACCGACGAGCTGGCCCAACGTGCCAGCGGCGAAACCCTCAACCCCGCCCATTACCGCGCCCACTTGGAGCGGCGGTACGGCGGCTGAGTGCCGAATCAGCGGGCCACTGCGGCGGCGTCGGCTTCGGCGTCCAGCGCGGCGAAAACTTCGCGGGCCACACGGAAACTGTCCATCGCCGCCGGGGCGCCGCAGTAAATCGCCGCTTGCAGGAAGATTTCGCGGATTTCGTCCCGCGTCACACCGTTGTTGAGGGCGCCGCGCAAGTGCAGTTTGATTTCGTGCGGGCGGTTCAACGCCGTGAGCATCGCCAGCACCAACATGCTGCGCTCGCGCCGGGGCAAGCCCGGGCGGTTCCAAACATCACCCCAGGCGTACTGCGTCACCAACTCCTGCAAGGGCAGGCTGAAGGCGTCCGCATTCTTGATGGCGTTGTCCACATAGTCTGAACCCAGCACCTCGCGGCGGGTTTGCAGGCCTTGGTCAAACAGCTCTTGGTTCATCGGGAACTCCTGTTTCAGCGCAAAAACAATCGGTACACCGGGTTGTTGGACTCGTCCACATGCGGATAGCCGAGCTGGGCGAGGAACTCCTTCAGCGCCTTTTTGTCCCGCTTGGGCACCTGCATGCCCACCAAAATGCGCCCATAGTCTGCGCCCTGGTTGCGATAGTGGAACAGGCTGATGTTCCAGTCCGGATGCATGGACGACAGGAAACGCGTCAACGCGCCTGGCCGCTCGGGAAAAATGAAACGGAACAGTTGCTCGTCCGTCGCCAGCTCGGAATGCCCGCCCACCAAGTGGCGCAAATGGGCTTTGGCCAGCTCGTCATGCGTCAAATCGATGGCCGAGAAGCCATGCTGTGCAAACAGCGCGGCAATTTCTTTTGACTCGCCCCGGCGCGTCGTCGTCAGGCCGACGAAGATGTGAGCATGCTCCCGGTCGCTGATGCGGTAGTTGAACTCGGTGACGCTGCGCGGGCCGATCAGCTCACAAAACCGCTTGAACGAACCGCGCTCCTCGGGAATGGTGACCGCAAACAGCGCCTCGCGCTCCTCCCCGACGTCGGCCCGTTCGGCCACAAAACGCAGCCGATCAAAATTCATGTTCGCGCCGCAGGTGATGGCCACGAAGGTTTTGCCCTCACAGCCCTCGCGGGCCACGTACTGCTTGACAGCAGCCACGCTCAGGGCCCCCGCCGGCTCCAGGATGGAGCGCGTGTCTTGGAACACGTCTTTCATCGCGGCGCAAACGGCGTCCGTGTCCACCTCGATGAATTCGTCCACCAAAGCACGGGCCAAGCGGAAG is a genomic window of Vitreoscilla filiformis containing:
- a CDS encoding NADP-dependent isocitrate dehydrogenase, with the translated sequence MTTNQQPTIIYTLTDEAPLLATASFLPIIRTFTAPAGINIEKADISVAARVLAEFPEYLSDRQKVPNTLAELGKKTLEPDANIIKLPNISASVAQLIACVKELQAKGYQIPDYPENPQTDEEKAIKARYGRCLGSAVNPVLREGNSDRRAPLAVKNYAKKHPHSMGEWKPWSQTHVAHMEHGDFYHGEKSLTLDKPRRVKMELLTASGQTIVLKPEVKLLDGEIIDSMFMSKKALCDFYEAQLEDCRQSGILFSLHVKATMMKVSHPIVFGHCVKIYYKDAFEKHGALFDELGINVNNGMVNLYDKIKALPESKRDEIIRDLHACQEHRPRLAMVDSAKGITNFHSPNDVIVDASMPAMIRQGGKMWGADGKQYDSKCVMPESTFARIYQEMINFCKWHGNFDPKTMGTVPNVGLMAQQAEEYGSHDKTFEIAEAGVANITDIDTGEVLLTQNVEAGDIWRMCQVKDAPIRDWVKLAVTRARNSGMPAVFWLDPYRPHEAELIKKVETYLKDHDTTGLEIRIMSQVRAMRFTLERVARGLDTISVTGNILRDYLTDLFPIMELGTSAKMLSIVPLMNGGGMYETGAGGSAPKHVQQLVQENHLRWDSLGEFLALAVSLEELGIKENNARAKLLAKTLDAATGKLLDNNKSPSPKTGQLDNRGSQFYLAMYWAQELAAQTEDAELAAHFAPLAQSLSEGEAAIVAELSAVQGQPVDIGGYYKADADKCKAVMRPSATFNAALAAMRA
- a CDS encoding alanine racemase gives rise to the protein MLLDASLKGYPFTAAPLPVEAIAAQGWHLLADDLPLPLAVIRQSALRHNLGWMRRHVAEAGIELAPHGKTTMSPELFAEQLRAGAWGLTFATVWQLRQGVAAGVPRALIANQVTQAADLRELARLRTAHPALRAPFLVDDPAQVALVEALHLPEPLEVLVELGLDGGRTGCRHHDAALALAQRVHASSALRLAGISTYEGLWASGDDAQDAAMVATLMQRVHDLAQACDAAGYFDTDEVLITAGGSAVFDLVSRALRPTLRRPVRGLLRSGCYLTHDDGFYRRLVQRVDHRLGCDGAGLRAALEVWAVVQSLPEPGLALLSVGKRDASADMGLPVPRWFSPAGSREVHPVPTSWHLSAMNDQHAYLRWEVASPVTLNIGDRIGLGISHPCTTFDKWRWMPLVDDAYAVIEAITTRF
- the ruvC gene encoding crossover junction endodeoxyribonuclease RuvC, which encodes MTALPSTTAGAPRRVLGIDPGLVCTGFGVVEIEGRHLHYVASGTIRTTSGVAQGDLPGRLKIIFEGVREVIARYEPTEAAAEIVFVNVNPQSTLLLGQARGAALTALVTAGLPVAEYTALQMKKSVVGHGLAAKDQVQAMVARLLNLPGLPGKDAADALGVAITHAHAGGSFAAMAQATDLNRRTHAQFKGGRTY
- the purH gene encoding bifunctional phosphoribosylaminoimidazolecarboxamide formyltransferase/IMP cyclohydrolase; the protein is MAQLTALLSVSDKTGIVEFAQSLHGHGIKLLSTGGTAKLLAQAGLPVTEVSEITGFPEMLDGRVKTLHPRVHGGLLARRDVPEHMAALAEHGINTIDLLIINLYPFAQATAKADCTLEDAIENIDIGGPAMLRAAAKNWQDVGVVIDPTDYPQVLAELTASNGTSLTRATKFMLAKKVFSHTAAYDGMISNYLTSLEAGSEDKTADVPVREEYPSVFNLQLHKVQGMRYGENPHQSAAFYKEAKVAEGLLAGWNQIQGKELSFNNIADADAAWECVKAFDVPACVIVKHANPCGVAIGANLLEAYEKALKTDPTSAFGGIIAFNRPLDVEVVEKINANKHFVEVAIAPAITPAARAAYASKVNVRLLEVPISATSNPLDMKRVGGGMLLQSADNVDIVGDIKVVTKLAPTEQQLQDLLFAWKVGRFVKSNAIVFCKDGMTFGVGAGQMSRLDSARIASIKAKAAGLSLEGTAVASDAFFPFRDGLDVVVDAGATCVIHPGGSMRDQEVIDAANERGIAMVFTGTRHFRH
- a CDS encoding helix-turn-helix domain-containing protein; the encoded protein is MSKTTLEDCVRETLAEYFRDLDGATPNAMHDMVLRTVEKPLLDVVMQRTQGNQSKAAEWLGINRNTLRRKLVEHQLLQ
- the dusB gene encoding tRNA dihydrouridine synthase DusB: MRIGPHELPNNLFVAPMAGVTDRPFRQLCKRLGAGYAVSEMITSRPELRDSRKTTRRANHEGEIAPIAVQIAGTEPAEMADAARFNIDSGAQIIDINMGCPAKKVCNKWAGSALMRDEPAALAIVEAVVAACTPHGVPVTLKMRTGWCDSERNAVRLARAAESAGVAMVTVHGRTREQGYRGEAEYDTIAAVKAALTIPVTANGDIDSGPKAAEVLRRTGADALMIGRAAQGRPWIFGEIAHYLATGELAPAPATRHVRAWLVAHLHDHHRLYDGIAGVRTARKHIGWAVKHLPGGEAFRTHMNTLEEPEAQLRAVGDFFDALADAHPVLP
- a CDS encoding YqaA family protein, whose product is MDAWITSLLTFFALPQVGLPALFVVALVSATLLPMGSEPVLFAVVKLDPTLFWPAVLVATAGNTLGGAISWWMGCGAERAFEKVKHRPPHEAKVLQWLHRFGPRACLLSWLPVVGDPLCAVAGWLRLPFWPCVAYMAVGKFLRYLVMTSVLLHWFPGSWA
- a CDS encoding carboxypeptidase M32, with translation MKNQHTPAYAWLHRQQERLHRLDHLQSIAAWDQATHMPPGGNDARSAALAELATLMHRDRADPSLAQRLAAARQEPLNDWQAANLREIERAWQRTQAVPEALVERRTVVTSQCEHAWRSQRPRNDWAGFAANLREVLALVRQEAHHLGDALGLSPYDALLDHYEPGMRSVDVARLFGNLRQWLPALIRQVQARQAREDVLPLVGPFPLPAQRSVCEQMVRWLGFDFAHGRLDVSTHPFTGGVPEDVRLTTRFRDDECLQALLGTIHETGHGRYEQNLPREWLGQPVALARSMAIHESQSLFFEMQLAAHPGFARHLSPLLVQAFGDQAAFEPDNLHKLMTRVAPGLIRVEADELTYPAHIVLRFEIERALIEGEAEVDDIPALWDAAMHDLLGLDTRSNYRDGPMQDVHWPAGLFGYFPCYSLGAMYAAQWMAAMHHTLPDVDAQIHAGELNGVFGWLREHIWQAGSRWPTDELAQRASGETLNPAHYRAHLERRYGG
- the pcaC gene encoding 4-carboxymuconolactone decarboxylase; this encodes MNQELFDQGLQTRREVLGSDYVDNAIKNADAFSLPLQELVTQYAWGDVWNRPGLPRRERSMLVLAMLTALNRPHEIKLHLRGALNNGVTRDEIREIFLQAAIYCGAPAAMDSFRVAREVFAALDAEADAAAVAR
- the ilvA gene encoding threonine ammonia-lyase, biosynthetic, which gives rise to MAPATSPAPRKPTDYLRKILTAKVYDVARETELDIARQLSARLNNTVLLKREDNQPVFSFKLRGAYNKMAHLSPEALARGVICASAGNHAQGVALSSRRLGCRAVIVMPVTTPRLKVDAVAALGGEVVLHGESYSDAYAHALELEQAQGLTFVHPFDDPDVIAGQGTIGMEILRQHPGPIEAVFCAIGGGGLVSGVAAYIKSVRPEIKIIGVQTVDSNAMVRSVAAGKRVVLSDVGLFSDGTAVKQVGKETFRLARALVDEFIEVDTDAVCAAMKDVFQDTRSILEPAGALSVAAVKQYVAREGCEGKTFVAITCGANMNFDRLRFVAERADVGEEREALFAVTIPEERGSFKRFCELIGPRSVTEFNYRISDREHAHIFVGLTTTRRGESKEIAALFAQHGFSAIDLTHDELAKAHLRHLVGGHSELATDEQLFRFIFPERPGALTRFLSSMHPDWNISLFHYRNQGADYGRILVGMQVPKRDKKALKEFLAQLGYPHVDESNNPVYRLFLR